Proteins encoded together in one Eublepharis macularius isolate TG4126 chromosome 2, MPM_Emac_v1.0, whole genome shotgun sequence window:
- the LOC129325036 gene encoding 40S ribosomal protein S12-like produces the protein MVEEGITAGDAMDVNTALQEVLKTAPIHDGLAHGICGAAKALDKHQAQFCVLASNCDEPTNVKLVEALWAEHQINLIKVDDNKKLGEWVGLCKIDREGKPCKVVGCSCTVVKDYGKESQAKDVIEEHFKGKK, from the coding sequence ATGGTCGAGGAAGGCATTACTGCTGGAGATGCAATGGATGTTAACACTGCCCTTCAAGAAGTGCTTAAGACCGCACCTATCCATGATGGTTTAGCCCATGGAATTTGTGGAGCTGCCAAAGCCTTAGACAAACACCAAGCCCAGTTTTGTGTTCTAGCATCGAACTGTGATGAGCCCACGAATGTCAAGCTTGTTGAAGCACTTTGGGCTGAACACCAAATCAATCTGATAAAGGTTGATGACAACAAGAAACTGGGTGAGTGGGTTGGTCTCTGCAAGATCGACAGAGAAGGAAAACCTTGCAAAGTGGTGGGTTGCAGTTGCACGGTTGTAAAAGACTACGGCAAAGAATCTCAGGCCAAAGATGTCATCGAAGAGCACTTCAAGGGCaagaaatga